Proteins found in one bacterium genomic segment:
- a CDS encoding LuxR C-terminal-related transcriptional regulator — protein MSGEQGKEKYMAAVGIPDVHHDRSVRLTKRELEVLSLVIEGRSSKDVADALYVSKRTVDFHLANIYDKLQVSNRVQAFRRATRLGLIPLEATLSGN, from the coding sequence ATGAGCGGCGAGCAGGGAAAGGAGAAATATATGGCGGCTGTCGGTATTCCGGACGTCCACCATGACCGCTCTGTTCGGCTTACAAAGCGAGAGCTGGAGGTTTTATCTCTGGTGATCGAAGGCAGGTCCAGTAAGGATGTTGCCGATGCTTTGTATGTGAGCAAGCGGACAGTGGATTTCCATTTAGCCAACATATATGACAAGCTCCAGGTATCCAACCGAGTGCAGGCTTTCCGCAGAGCGACCAGATTGGGTCTAATCCCTCTGGAAGCCACCCTGTCGGGAAACTAA